The following coding sequences lie in one Synechococcus sp. PCC 7336 genomic window:
- a CDS encoding polymorphic toxin-type HINT domain-containing protein, whose translation MAFGRRTGIELPEGDRASYSYDANGNLLNRTSSINGTTQFDWNDSNRLVGVLLPNGDEISYVYDTAGIQVSSTINGETTTYVIDSNRPFAQVLESITSDDLVQISVFGLDLIAQLQGDQSSFFHTDGLGSTRVVTDGEGTVQQEFDYLAFGELLGARNAEQVDNLFAGEQFEQELGLYYLRQRYYDPSTGRFISRDAFEGFITDPISQNRYLYANANPVTYTDPSGFFSIGNVSAASVARGTLSVISSPQFLLGAGIGAGAQVTSDFARGERSTVLGVLGAAAFGGLGFVFGPALAGALLKSAIGTVGLSLLVANGLADSFNTLRAGLSSGDPLRAFAGVTSALLDFGLLDGALNPRSLLRNPLRGARGFARSIGGLSDNIARQGGDLVDNIIGNILDGGRNAADNALDGASPTRPDTIQCFVAGTAILTPQGKTDIDRLRPGDWVIAWDEETGEVSQRQVTEWYERQAPVIIDLFIGTEKISCTPEHPFWVKGRGWVRASQLTVGAVLQTRAGKSVSIDAVHKRDETTNIYNVEIDGLHTYFVSDLEILSHNMCGGSNNAPDGSSSGIPGIDRPFRSENPDFPANSQIKDLFDDPNFQDLVNTPGCDCSEIAEVIASASGTAGEIITFQPRDTSPFATIAVPESIDGVIVPQDFVYHTVFTDGRFVYDPRLSNNPIPLGDYNRLINRLNPGNIRIVPGS comes from the coding sequence ATGGCTTTCGGTCGTCGCACCGGCATCGAACTGCCCGAAGGCGATCGAGCCAGCTACAGCTACGATGCCAACGGCAATCTGCTCAACCGTACGAGCAGCATTAACGGCACGACGCAATTTGACTGGAACGACTCCAACCGTTTGGTCGGGGTGTTGCTGCCCAATGGGGACGAGATTAGCTACGTCTACGACACAGCAGGCATTCAAGTCAGCAGCACCATCAATGGCGAGACGACGACTTACGTGATCGATAGCAACCGGCCTTTCGCTCAGGTACTCGAATCCATCACCAGTGACGATCTCGTACAGATTTCAGTCTTTGGTTTGGACTTGATTGCTCAGTTGCAAGGGGACCAAAGCTCGTTCTTCCATACCGATGGCTTGGGTAGCACTCGGGTTGTGACTGATGGCGAGGGCACTGTTCAACAGGAATTCGACTACTTGGCCTTTGGCGAGCTGCTAGGTGCTCGCAATGCCGAGCAGGTGGATAACTTATTTGCGGGAGAGCAGTTCGAGCAGGAATTGGGGCTCTATTATTTACGCCAGCGCTATTACGACCCGAGTACGGGACGCTTTATCAGTCGCGATGCGTTTGAGGGCTTCATTACCGACCCGATTAGCCAGAATCGCTATCTCTATGCCAACGCCAATCCGGTTACCTACACAGACCCCAGCGGCTTCTTCAGCATTGGCAATGTCAGTGCTGCTTCAGTGGCTAGGGGAACGCTGAGTGTCATTTCGAGCCCACAATTTTTGCTGGGTGCGGGGATTGGTGCTGGGGCACAGGTGACTAGCGACTTTGCTCGAGGGGAGCGCTCGACAGTATTGGGAGTTTTAGGGGCGGCAGCATTTGGGGGGTTGGGCTTTGTCTTCGGTCCGGCACTTGCTGGAGCTCTGCTTAAGAGCGCTATTGGGACAGTGGGTCTTAGCTTGCTGGTCGCCAATGGTTTAGCAGATTCTTTCAATACGCTGCGAGCAGGATTGTCTAGTGGCGATCCTTTACGGGCATTTGCGGGTGTCACCTCTGCCCTTTTAGATTTCGGATTACTGGATGGTGCTCTCAACCCGCGCTCGCTACTGCGCAATCCCTTGAGGGGGGCGAGAGGGTTCGCGCGATCGATCGGCGGGCTATCCGATAACATTGCTAGGCAAGGTGGCGATCTTGTCGATAACATCATCGGCAACATCCTCGACGGTGGCCGCAATGCGGCTGACAACGCCTTGGATGGTGCTTCTCCAACCAGGCCCGACACGATTCAGTGCTTTGTTGCGGGCACAGCCATTCTGACTCCGCAGGGTAAGACCGATATTGACAGGCTCCGGCCAGGTGATTGGGTGATTGCTTGGGACGAGGAGACTGGGGAAGTTAGTCAGCGGCAGGTAACGGAGTGGTATGAACGACAGGCTCCTGTGATTATCGACTTGTTTATTGGCACGGAGAAGATCTCTTGCACACCCGAACATCCTTTCTGGGTTAAGGGGCGAGGCTGGGTAAGGGCATCCCAGCTTACCGTTGGAGCTGTCTTGCAGACGCGGGCCGGGAAGTCCGTTTCTATCGATGCTGTGCATAAGCGTGATGAAACTACCAATATCTACAATGTTGAGATCGACGGACTCCATACTTACTTCGTTTCGGATTTAGAAATCCTGTCACATAATATGTGTGGAGGCTCGAATAATGCACCTGATGGTTCAAGCAGTGGTATTCCTGGAATTGATAGACCTTTCCGCTCAGAAAACCCTGATTTTCCAGCAAATTCACAGATAAAAGACCTTTTTGATGATCCAAACTTTCAAGATCTTGTAAACACTCCAGGCTGTGATTGCAGCGAAATAGCCGAGGTAATTGCTAGTGCTTCTGGGACGGCTGGGGAGATCATCACTTTTCAGCCAAGGGATACTTCGCCATTTGCAACTATTGCTGTCCCGGAGTCTATAGATGGAGTAATAGTTCCTCAGGATTTTGTTTACCACACAGTCTTTACCGATGGACGGTTCGTTTACGATCCAAGGCTATCTAATAATCCGATCCCGTTAGGTGATTATAATAGACTAATCAATCGCCTTAACCCAGGCAACATCAGGATTGTACCTGGTTCCTAG